From the genome of Nasonia vitripennis strain AsymCx chromosome 1, Nvit_psr_1.1, whole genome shotgun sequence, one region includes:
- the LOC116415955 gene encoding uncharacterized protein LOC116415955 isoform X2 — MDIEQDTFINTDAQSTVIEDINVENIYDGDVEDTTYGTTEWNWRIELSKIILNNELNNIYGKIGNLKEFIEHKAFFEKISTTMNKSRGEIFLMILKFSISNELSFSGLINLFKLINSMFETPILPDSRHIIDKLVNPKEGVEYHVVCQECSVYLGKIGDIPSSSICNVCNSTINLKNNTDSTFFTLINPAQQISDLISNHEDYFYYVTNQRVHKQGHISDVYDGKKYTEFVKSLPNEEKDNYVTAVFNTDGAPKFKCSQYSIWPLYLMINELPKEIRTNKLVVCGLLFTNKKPNMTVFLDKFVDLVNKCRVPIKIKNEQRTLKIYVQTCCVDAVARAPVQGLTQYNGKYGCNWCLHPGEYHGIMKYPLMNAPIELRNHNDTVSLMLEAVPGKPPVFGVKNPSPLINLPKFDIIEGFTPDYMHMALEGVAKQLTSYHLDVLSDDVIKALDNKMNMITIPQQASRYCRRLSCRKDWKAREWENFVLYYSIVIFPSILSRKAMQHWLLFVEALYILLKDNIHIDELNKADEMLHQFVGEVQEIYNVKAMTYNVHILLHASKSVLNWGPLWTNSTFSFESANQHLLKAIKCAKGVSHQVARFINVCHSCSVVEEKVIHQADDDVVKYCNDILLRNVQNVHLSNSNILYFNRYKADDKLLHLLHLSTHSTEFFYKMVKNHCLYESHLISKTRSNNSFALLKDGQFIRIVAFIDDISDGIELTVCNYVQTKNCFTRAYKACQVIERIHEENIAIPTSSIEKIVVYMNVDKMYLCPMPNLLHY; from the exons ATGGATATAGAGCAGGATACTTTTATCAATACTGATGCTCAGTCTACAGTTATAGAG GATATTAATGTAGAAAATATCTATGATGGAGACGTAGAAGATACAACGTACGGCACAACTGAATGGAATTGGAGAATCGAACTATCTAAAATAATTCTGAACAAtgaattgaataatatatatggCAAGATCGGTAATTTGAAGGAGTTTATTGAGCATAAagctttttttgaaaaaatttcaacaacaaTGAACAAAAGTAgaggagaaatttttttaatgattttgaaatttagtATTTCTAATGAGTTATCTTTCTCTGgcttgataaatttattcaagCTCATTAATAGTATGTTTGAGACTCCTATATTACCAGATTCGCgacatattattgataaaCTTGTCAATCCGAAAGAGGGTGTGGAATATCACGTTGTTTGTCAGGAATGTTCAGTATATTTAGGAAAAATTGGAGATATACCATCTAGTAGTATTTGTAATGTCTGCAATTCTACAATTAATCTTAAGAATAATACCGATTCAACCTTTTTTACCTTAATAAACCCGGCACAACAAATTTCGGATCTTATAAGTAATCATgaggattatttttattatgtaaCGAATCAAAGAGTGCATAAGCAAGGGCATATTAGTGATGTTTATGAtggtaaaaaatatactgaGTTCGTTAAATCGTTACCAAATGAAGAGAAAGATAATTATGTTACTGCAGTATTTAATACTGACGGAGCCCCGAAATTTAAGTGCTCTCAGTATTCTATTTGGCCACTGTATCTGATGATCAACGAACTACCGAAAGAAATTAGAACAAATAAACTAGTAGTATGCGGATTACTGTTTACTAATAAAAAACCAAACATGACagtatttttagataaattTGTAGATCTTGTTAATAAATGTCGAGTTcctattaaaataaaaaatgaacaacGAACTCTGAAAATTTATGTACAGACATGTTGTGTTGATGCTGTTGCCCGAGCTCCCGTTCAAGGCTTAACTCAGTACAATGGTAAATATGGATGTAATTGGTGCTTACATCCCGGAGAATATCATGGAATTATGAAATATCCATTAATGAATGCACCAATAGAACTTCGAAATCACAATGATACTGTGTCTCTCATGTTAGAAGCGGTTCCGGGGAAACCCCCGGTCTTCGGAGTAAAGAACCCTTCACCTCTTATTAACCTACCGAAATTCGACATCATTGAAGGATTTACTCCCGATTATATGCATATGGCATTAGAAGGTGTTGCAAAGCAATTAACTTCTTATCATTTGGACGTTTTGAGCGACGATGTTATTAAAGCTCTTGATAACAAAATGAACATGATAACTATTCCTCAGCAAGCTTCTCGTTATTGTAGAAGATTAAGTTGTCGAAAAGATTGGAAGGCCCGGGAATGGGAAAATTTCGTCTTGTACTATAGtattgttatttttccatCTATCTTGAGCAGAAAAGCTATGCAGCACTGGTTACTATTTGTTGAAGccttatatatattattgaaaGATAATATTCATATTGACGAATTAAATAAAGCTGACGAAATGTTACATCAATTTGTAGGTGAAGTCCAAGAAATATACAATGTGAAAGCCATGACATATAATGTACATATTTTGTTACATGCAAGCAAAAGTGTATTGAATTGGGGACCTCTGTGGACGAATTCCACGTTTAGCTTCGAATCGGCTAATCAGCACCTCTTAAAAGCTATTAAGTGTGCTAAAGGTGTATCGCATCAAGTTGCAAGGTTCATAAACGTCTGCCACAGTTGTTCCGTAGTAGAAGAAAAAGTTATTCATCAAGCTGACGATGAtgttgtaaaatattgtaatgatATTCTATTAAGAAATGTCCAAAATGTTCATTTATCTAATAGtaacatattatattttaatcgatATAAAGCAGATGATAAACTGTTGCATTTATTACACTTATCTACACATTCTACTGAATTCTTCTATAAAATGGTTAAAAATCATTGTCTGTATGAATCACATCTGATATCAAAAACTCGTTCAAACAACTCATTTGCATTGCTGAAGGACGGGCAATTTATACGTATTGTTGCCTTTATAGATGATATCTCTGATGGTATTGAATTAACAGTATGCAATTATGTACAGACTAAAAACTGTTTTACAAGGGCCTACAAAGCATGTCAAGTAATAGAAAGAATTCACGAGGAAAATATAGCTATACCCACTAGTAGCATCGAGAAAATAGTAGTTTATATGAATGTAGACAAGATGTACTTATGTCCTATGCCAAACTTATTACATTACTGA
- the LOC116415955 gene encoding uncharacterized protein LOC116415955 isoform X1 gives MKRYKQYLFDGDPAIIPRTAERHNLDLNTSDTEVQVETEENDLMDIEQDTFINTDAQSTVIEDINVENIYDGDVEDTTYGTTEWNWRIELSKIILNNELNNIYGKIGNLKEFIEHKAFFEKISTTMNKSRGEIFLMILKFSISNELSFSGLINLFKLINSMFETPILPDSRHIIDKLVNPKEGVEYHVVCQECSVYLGKIGDIPSSSICNVCNSTINLKNNTDSTFFTLINPAQQISDLISNHEDYFYYVTNQRVHKQGHISDVYDGKKYTEFVKSLPNEEKDNYVTAVFNTDGAPKFKCSQYSIWPLYLMINELPKEIRTNKLVVCGLLFTNKKPNMTVFLDKFVDLVNKCRVPIKIKNEQRTLKIYVQTCCVDAVARAPVQGLTQYNGKYGCNWCLHPGEYHGIMKYPLMNAPIELRNHNDTVSLMLEAVPGKPPVFGVKNPSPLINLPKFDIIEGFTPDYMHMALEGVAKQLTSYHLDVLSDDVIKALDNKMNMITIPQQASRYCRRLSCRKDWKAREWENFVLYYSIVIFPSILSRKAMQHWLLFVEALYILLKDNIHIDELNKADEMLHQFVGEVQEIYNVKAMTYNVHILLHASKSVLNWGPLWTNSTFSFESANQHLLKAIKCAKGVSHQVARFINVCHSCSVVEEKVIHQADDDVVKYCNDILLRNVQNVHLSNSNILYFNRYKADDKLLHLLHLSTHSTEFFYKMVKNHCLYESHLISKTRSNNSFALLKDGQFIRIVAFIDDISDGIELTVCNYVQTKNCFTRAYKACQVIERIHEENIAIPTSSIEKIVVYMNVDKMYLCPMPNLLHY, from the exons ATGAAGAGGTATaagcaatatttatttgaTGGAGATCCAGCTATTATACCGCGTACAGCTGAACGCCATAATCTTGATCTGAATACATCAGATACTGAAGtg CAGGTAGAGACAGAAGAAAATGATTTAATGGATATAGAGCAGGATACTTTTATCAATACTGATGCTCAGTCTACAGTTATAGAG GATATTAATGTAGAAAATATCTATGATGGAGACGTAGAAGATACAACGTACGGCACAACTGAATGGAATTGGAGAATCGAACTATCTAAAATAATTCTGAACAAtgaattgaataatatatatggCAAGATCGGTAATTTGAAGGAGTTTATTGAGCATAAagctttttttgaaaaaatttcaacaacaaTGAACAAAAGTAgaggagaaatttttttaatgattttgaaatttagtATTTCTAATGAGTTATCTTTCTCTGgcttgataaatttattcaagCTCATTAATAGTATGTTTGAGACTCCTATATTACCAGATTCGCgacatattattgataaaCTTGTCAATCCGAAAGAGGGTGTGGAATATCACGTTGTTTGTCAGGAATGTTCAGTATATTTAGGAAAAATTGGAGATATACCATCTAGTAGTATTTGTAATGTCTGCAATTCTACAATTAATCTTAAGAATAATACCGATTCAACCTTTTTTACCTTAATAAACCCGGCACAACAAATTTCGGATCTTATAAGTAATCATgaggattatttttattatgtaaCGAATCAAAGAGTGCATAAGCAAGGGCATATTAGTGATGTTTATGAtggtaaaaaatatactgaGTTCGTTAAATCGTTACCAAATGAAGAGAAAGATAATTATGTTACTGCAGTATTTAATACTGACGGAGCCCCGAAATTTAAGTGCTCTCAGTATTCTATTTGGCCACTGTATCTGATGATCAACGAACTACCGAAAGAAATTAGAACAAATAAACTAGTAGTATGCGGATTACTGTTTACTAATAAAAAACCAAACATGACagtatttttagataaattTGTAGATCTTGTTAATAAATGTCGAGTTcctattaaaataaaaaatgaacaacGAACTCTGAAAATTTATGTACAGACATGTTGTGTTGATGCTGTTGCCCGAGCTCCCGTTCAAGGCTTAACTCAGTACAATGGTAAATATGGATGTAATTGGTGCTTACATCCCGGAGAATATCATGGAATTATGAAATATCCATTAATGAATGCACCAATAGAACTTCGAAATCACAATGATACTGTGTCTCTCATGTTAGAAGCGGTTCCGGGGAAACCCCCGGTCTTCGGAGTAAAGAACCCTTCACCTCTTATTAACCTACCGAAATTCGACATCATTGAAGGATTTACTCCCGATTATATGCATATGGCATTAGAAGGTGTTGCAAAGCAATTAACTTCTTATCATTTGGACGTTTTGAGCGACGATGTTATTAAAGCTCTTGATAACAAAATGAACATGATAACTATTCCTCAGCAAGCTTCTCGTTATTGTAGAAGATTAAGTTGTCGAAAAGATTGGAAGGCCCGGGAATGGGAAAATTTCGTCTTGTACTATAGtattgttatttttccatCTATCTTGAGCAGAAAAGCTATGCAGCACTGGTTACTATTTGTTGAAGccttatatatattattgaaaGATAATATTCATATTGACGAATTAAATAAAGCTGACGAAATGTTACATCAATTTGTAGGTGAAGTCCAAGAAATATACAATGTGAAAGCCATGACATATAATGTACATATTTTGTTACATGCAAGCAAAAGTGTATTGAATTGGGGACCTCTGTGGACGAATTCCACGTTTAGCTTCGAATCGGCTAATCAGCACCTCTTAAAAGCTATTAAGTGTGCTAAAGGTGTATCGCATCAAGTTGCAAGGTTCATAAACGTCTGCCACAGTTGTTCCGTAGTAGAAGAAAAAGTTATTCATCAAGCTGACGATGAtgttgtaaaatattgtaatgatATTCTATTAAGAAATGTCCAAAATGTTCATTTATCTAATAGtaacatattatattttaatcgatATAAAGCAGATGATAAACTGTTGCATTTATTACACTTATCTACACATTCTACTGAATTCTTCTATAAAATGGTTAAAAATCATTGTCTGTATGAATCACATCTGATATCAAAAACTCGTTCAAACAACTCATTTGCATTGCTGAAGGACGGGCAATTTATACGTATTGTTGCCTTTATAGATGATATCTCTGATGGTATTGAATTAACAGTATGCAATTATGTACAGACTAAAAACTGTTTTACAAGGGCCTACAAAGCATGTCAAGTAATAGAAAGAATTCACGAGGAAAATATAGCTATACCCACTAGTAGCATCGAGAAAATAGTAGTTTATATGAATGTAGACAAGATGTACTTATGTCCTATGCCAAACTTATTACATTACTGA